AGCTTCGGGCTCGGGGCACGGCGGCGGGTGTCAGGCCGAGCATCTCCCGCATCCGGCGGGTCAGGTGCGCCTGGTCGGCGAACCCCGCCGTGGCCGCCGCCTCGGCCGGCGACTGCCCCGCCCACAACGCCTCCGCCGCCCGCCGCAACCCCACCCACACCCGCCACCGCGTCACCGGCATCCCGACCTGCTCCCGGGCCAGCGCACGCAGCCGTTGCGGCGACAACCCGACCCGGGCAGCCAGGTCGGGCACCGTGACCCCGCGGTCCTCCACGGCCTCCAAAGCCGCGACGAGCCGAGGATCGAGCGTGGCCGAGGCCCGCACCGGGATGTCCGCCTCGCACAGGTCCGCCAACTCCGGCACGACCGCGATCCCCTCCCCGCACCGCTCCCGCAGCCGGTCGGCGAACGCGCAGTGCGGCTCGACGAAGAAGGTCACCAGGTCCGAGGTAGCCAAGAGCCGATGGCGCACCATCGGCGGCACCACCAGCACCCCGCCGCGGTGCGTGGTCCCGGAGCCGTCCACCATGGACACCTCGGCCCCGATCGCGACCTGGAACGCGGCGTGCCGGTGGACGGAGCTGTCCCCCACCGGCCCCCGGTACACGGCGTACCCGTCACCAACAGCAAAGCGGGGCTCTCGCACGTCCACGATCCTGCCGGCCCGCACCCGACAGGTTTACACTTTCGGGCGACACTGAAGCTATTGACAGCGCTGAACCCGCACTTCAGCTCACGGGTACGCCTATCGCCAGTGGCAGGGCGGGGATCGTGGCGAGGGTGGCCGCCGGGTTGGCCGGGTCGACCAGCGCCACCGCGTTCTGGAGCTTGAACACCTCACCCGTGGGCGGGAACCGGGTCAGGGTGGCCATCAACCTGGCCGGCTCCTTGGTGACCAGGTTCATCGGCGACGCGGCCTGGTCGAACGCGGTGGCGAAGCTCTGGACCACCACCTGCTCGTACTTCGGCGGGAAGGCCTGGACCAGGCGCAGCACCGATCGCGGGTCGGCCGCGCTCTGCCGGATGGTGATGGTCCGGACGTCCGGGCCGCCCGTGCTGCGGCCGGACAGGGTGAACCCGTTGGTGTCCAACAGGACGCTGGTGAGGGGCGCCTCCGGGTTCGCCTCGACCTTCACCTTCCACGTGCCCGTGGCGTCGTAGGTCCGCTGCACGCCGTCCTGGACCACGGCCAGGCCCACGACCCGAAGCGGCACCTCGAACTCCTGGCCGACCGGCGGCAGTGGCGTCGCGGTGGCGTGGCTCGCGGCCGTCACCAGCAGGACGGCGGTGCCGACGGCGGCCAGGGTGGTGCGGAGTGTGCGCATACTGCGACTGTGCCGCCGTACGGGGGAGGACGCGCGCAGGGCAACCCGGTCCGGGCACAACTCCGCCCGCCCCGGTGAAGGTCACCGCCCGCCGGTCACGGAGTGCGCTGGTCGGGGTTCTCGTGACGGGTGAGGAGCGCGCGCAGGGCGGCCATCTCGTCGGCCAGCGCGGTGCGACCCGGTCCGGTGATGCTGACCCAGGTCTTGGGGCGGCGACCGTCGTACCCCTTGTCCACCTCGACCAGCCCGGCCTCCTCCAGCACGCTGATGTGCCGGGACAGGTTGCCCGCGGTGAGGTCCAAAGTGGACCGCAGGTAGGAGAACTCGACCCGCTTGGCCTCCGCCGCGATGGTCAGGATGCCGAGCCGGTGGCGTTGGTGGACGACGTCGTCGAGCCCGCTGGTCGGGTGCGTTTCGGTCACCCGGACCGCCTGCGGGTCCACCAGTGCCCGAGCAGTGCCACCAGTCCCCCGATGATCAGCACGGCGCCCGGGAACACCATGTCCTTGCCGTTGTAGAGCAGGTTGGTCTCCCGGGGTCCGATGTCCCAGTGCAGCCGGTAGAAGATCGTACCCATGTAGGAGGCGTTGGCCAGCAGGGTGAAGCCGGTGAAGGCGAGCGCGACGAGCCCGCACCAGATGCTGCGCTCCACCAGCGCCAGGGTGAGCAGCCCGATCGCCAACAGCATCAGCCCACCGGTCTTGTGTATCACCGCGGCGGCCAACACCGACACCACGAGGATCGTCGCCGCGAGCCCGACCCACACCCCCTTCCCGGGCCGCTCCCCCTTCCCAGCCCGCTCCCCCTTTCCGGCTCGCTCCTGCTTGACCCGCGACCACCGCATGGCCACGACCACCGCGCCCAGCGAAACCCCGATCAACACCACACTGCCGATCCGCCCGGCCCACCCGCCCAGCCACAGGAACCGTCCACCCACCGCACCGATCAACGGCACCAACAGCAGGACCGCCAGCCCACAGACCGTGACCTGCGCATAGACCCGAGTAGAGGTCTCCACCCCCACCCGATGCGCCCGCCACCGGTACCACCAGACCGTGGCGAGGAACCCGAAGACGAGGACGGCCAGCCAGTACAGCCCGAGCGCGAGCGGATGCGCGACCGCCTCCAGGAAGCCGCTGTTGAACACCTTCAGCGGGTCGACACGTCCCAGGCCGGGGACTTCGAACGCCGTGTTGGGCGTGCGGAAGGTGCAGCTGGTCATCCGGCCGTCGGGGCCTTGGGTGCAGTGGGTGTCCGGGGAGTGTTGCCAGTCGAAGGGGCGCAGGAGCGGGATGGAGCCGAGCGTGAGGACGCCGAACAGGAGTAACGGGAACCAGTAGCCGTGCCGGACTTGCCGGGTGCGGCGGCGCAGGTTGCTCATCTCGTCGATCAGACCGGCGGTGGCCGAGTCGGACATCGCTCCCCCAAGCATTTGTGTTGTCATCAGGTTTGCATTGCAAACCTGATGGCGTCAAGCGGCGGGCGGATGGATGGGCGGACGGGCCTTGGGGCGGGCGGGGCGGACTGCGGAGAGCCAGAACGGCCTTGGACACCCGACCGGCGGCGGCGGCGGGCGGCGGCGGCGGCGGCAGCGGCGGCGGGCGGCGGGCGGCGGCAGCGGCGGCGGGCGGCGGCAGCGGCGGCGGGCGGCGGCAGCGGCGGCAGCGGCGGCAGCGGCGGCAGCGGCGGCGGGCGGCGGCAGCGGCGGCGGGCGGCGGCAGCGGCGGCGGGCGGCGGCAGCGGCGGCAGCGGCGGCGGGCGGCGGCAGCGGCGGCGGGCGGCGGCGGGCGGCGGCAGCGGCGGCGGGCGGCGGCAGCGGCGGCGGGCGGCGGCAGCGGCGGCAGCGGCGGCGGGCGGCGGCAGCGGCGGCGGGCGGCGGCAGCGGCGGCGGGCGGCGGCAGCGGCGGCGGGCGGCGGCAGCGGCGGCAGCGGCGGCGGGCGGCGGCAGCGGCGGCGGGCGGCGGCAGCGGCGGCGGGCGGCGGCAGCGGCGGCAGCGGCGGCGGGCGGCGGCAGCGGCGGCGGGCGGCGGCAGCGGCGGCGGGCGGCGGCAGCGGCGGCGGGCGGCGGCAGCGGCGGCGGGCGGCGGCAGCGGCGGTAGGGGGTAGGGGTGGGAGTGGGCCGGCGGGGTTAGAAGTGGGTGGGCTGTTGTGGGGAGTCGGTTCGTCTGTCCACTGTGGACAGCTCGGACGGCCGTATTGACTTACCGCACCACCGTTGACACCTTGACCCGATGGCCGTGGACATGTCGTTCCTCCTCGTCGACGACGACTTCTACGCGCCCTGGGACACCGGCGACCCGGGAGTCCGCTTCGTCGCCGGCCCCCTGCCCGCCGGATGGCGGCGACGGCAGTCCGGCGCCTGGACGCACTGGATCCCGCCCGACGCCCGCACCCCCGACCAGGGCTGGAAGGTCCACGTCTCCGCCTCCCTCACCAACGCCCCGCACGTCCTCGCCGTCGTGACCGCCGTGGCGGACGACCTCCGCGTGCCCTTCAAGCACCTCGCCGGGCGCCGGACCTTCCTGCTGGCGCACGACAAGCACGCCAACCGCGTCCAGAGCGGCAAGTTCTGCACCCTGTACCCCCAAGACCAAGACCACGCGCTGCTCGTGCTCCGCCGGCTGGAAGCCGACCTCCGCGGGATCGACGGGCCGTTCGTCCTCACCGACCGCCGCTTCGGCGACAGCACCTGCGTCTCCTACCGCTACGGCGCCTTCCGCGGCCACACCCGGGTCGACGCCGAAGGCCACCACGTCGAGCGGATGACGGCACCCGACGGCACCGAGGTCGACGACGAGCGCCGGCCCGAGTTCCGGCTGCCGCCCGGGATCGCAGACCCGTTCCGGCGGCACGAGAAGCCCGCCGCCAACGGGCCGCTGACGCTGCACGGCTACGCCTTCGACTCCGTCATCCAGCACAGCAACGCCGGAGGCGCCTACCGGTTCCGCTCCGACGACAACCTCGTCTTCGTCAAGGAAGCCCGCGCCCACAACGGCTACACCGCCGACGAGTCCGACGCCAAGACCCGGTTGCAGAACGAGTTCCTCGCCCTGCGCGCGATCCACGCCCGCGCCCCCGGCCTGTGCCCCCGCCCGATCGAACTCTTCCACCACTGGGAGCACAGCTACCTGGTCACCGAACTGGTCCCCGGCATGTCCCTCTACCGCTGGATGGTGACCAACAACCCCGCGGTGCGCACGAACCCCACTCCACAGGACTTCGCCGACTACCACCGCCGCTGCCTGACCCTCCTCGACCACCTCGACACCCACCTCGACCGCCTCCACGACCTCGGCTGGCTGTTCATCGACCTGAGCCCGACCAACGTCCTGGTCGACGAGAACGACCAAGTCCGACTGGTGGATTTCGAAGCGGCACAACGCATCGGGGGCGTCCGGCGGGTCATGGGCACGCCCGGCTACCTGCAACCCCAAGCCCGCACAACGGCCAAGGAGCACCCGCTGGCACTGGACCGGTTCGGCCAGTCCGCCGTGGCGCAACTCCTCCTCTTCCCCCACCACGAAGCCGCCGAACGCAACCCGCGCGCCCTCGACCACCTGCACGCCGACCTGAGCGCACTCGCGCCGATCCCCGACCGCCTCTGGGACCAAGCCGCGCTGCCGCCGCGCACGCCGGACACCGTCTCCCTGCACGACCTGGCCGAACGCACGGCCGACTGCCTGGAGGCCATGGCCCAGCCGGACCACCCCGACCGCGTCTACCCGACCATCCCGCTGGGCTACCAGACCAACACCCGCGCCCTCGCCTACGGCACCGCGGGCGTCCTGCACGCCCTGCACCGCGCCGGCCGTCCCTGCGACCCGGCCATCGTCCGCAGGCTCCGCGACGACTCCCTCCGCGCGACGGACGACACCGCGCCCGGGTACCTCGTCGGCACCGCCGGGATCGCCGACGTGCTGGCCGAACTGGGCGAGGTCGAGGCCGCGGAAACCCTGCTCCTCGCGGCGGCGGACCACCCGCTCGCCGCCACCTCGGCCACGTTCGGCGGCGGTGCGGCCGGTGCCGCGTTCGGGTTGCTCGCCCACCACCGCCGCACGGGTGACGACCGCTGGCTGGACCGGGCCCGGCGCCTGCTCGACGG
This DNA window, taken from Saccharothrix variisporea, encodes the following:
- a CDS encoding winged helix-turn-helix domain-containing protein, which gives rise to MTETHPTSGLDDVVHQRHRLGILTIAAEAKRVEFSYLRSTLDLTAGNLSRHISVLEEAGLVEVDKGYDGRRPKTWVSITGPGRTALADEMAALRALLTRHENPDQRTP
- a CDS encoding helix-turn-helix domain-containing protein, which codes for MREPRFAVGDGYAVYRGPVGDSSVHRHAAFQVAIGAEVSMVDGSGTTHRGGVLVVPPMVRHRLLATSDLVTFFVEPHCAFADRLRERCGEGIAVVPELADLCEADIPVRASATLDPRLVAALEAVEDRGVTVPDLAARVGLSPQRLRALAREQVGMPVTRWRVWVGLRRAAEALWAGQSPAEAAATAGFADQAHLTRRMREMLGLTPAAVPRARS
- the lanKC gene encoding class III lanthionine synthetase LanKC — its product is MAVDMSFLLVDDDFYAPWDTGDPGVRFVAGPLPAGWRRRQSGAWTHWIPPDARTPDQGWKVHVSASLTNAPHVLAVVTAVADDLRVPFKHLAGRRTFLLAHDKHANRVQSGKFCTLYPQDQDHALLVLRRLEADLRGIDGPFVLTDRRFGDSTCVSYRYGAFRGHTRVDAEGHHVERMTAPDGTEVDDERRPEFRLPPGIADPFRRHEKPAANGPLTLHGYAFDSVIQHSNAGGAYRFRSDDNLVFVKEARAHNGYTADESDAKTRLQNEFLALRAIHARAPGLCPRPIELFHHWEHSYLVTELVPGMSLYRWMVTNNPAVRTNPTPQDFADYHRRCLTLLDHLDTHLDRLHDLGWLFIDLSPTNVLVDENDQVRLVDFEAAQRIGGVRRVMGTPGYLQPQARTTAKEHPLALDRFGQSAVAQLLLFPHHEAAERNPRALDHLHADLSALAPIPDRLWDQAALPPRTPDTVSLHDLAERTADCLEAMAQPDHPDRVYPTIPLGYQTNTRALAYGTAGVLHALHRAGRPCDPAIVRRLRDDSLRATDDTAPGYLVGTAGIADVLAELGEVEAAETLLLAAADHPLAATSATFGGGAAGAAFGLLAHHRRTGDDRWLDRARRLLDGIPDDLTPQLSRLNRSGLVGGRTGVAFALLRLHRATGDPQPFERGLRLLGEELAYAQPLPVDGLGFKIGLKDRRVFPYLFAGSAGYAAVLSRYLQHRPDAEFGVPTEHRPADALERCLRACTVRFAVFPGLFTGLAGLAAVLADVGRRLGRPHLVAASVTSAHGLVRSAIPRPDGVAWLGEPGQRLSAELWSGSAGVLLALRTVLDAGAPQQERSDRHGRSPAATG